CAGATGATGATTTTCCGGTTTCTACCGCTTTTTTGTGGACATTTTCTGATACATCAGTGTATGCCATTCTGGTATCAAAATATTCATACCCATAAGTTAAAACATGGGATAATTTCTGGGTATCAAAATGAGAGACATTACGCGCCCTGATACCTTGGGTTTCAACAATACTGTCAAATCCTTTTCCAGGCCCACCGACTTCCCTCATATGGTTGAAGCTTTGTTCGGTGTGATAGGCAGAAATTTTTAAATCAATGAAATCATTATCGGCGGGGACATATCGGTAAGTGAGATTATACGCATCACGCTCTGAAGCGTACTTTCCTTTTCTCCCTTTATTGATATCTGAACCAAAATTCAATCGGAAATTAGTTTCCGCATCATTCTGATAATGTTCTTTGGATACATTGATGTACTGCTCATCAGTCAGATTGAATTTCGCTTTTAATAAATAGTTAACCAGTTTCCCATCGGTCGGAATTGAGCTTCTTCCGCGGCTATCTCTGCCCGATTCAGCATCATTTATATCACGGTGGTTAAAGTAGCCTAATAAATCAACGGCACCTACTCTGCCGTAAGTAGCTAAAGATTGCTGGAACTCAGAACCATTGCTGACGTAGCTTAATTTACCTTTTGCACCAAATAATTGGCCCGGCGCTAATAAATCCCCCGCATCAACGGTTTCAAATTTTAAGGCACCGCCAAGGGCACCGGTATCATAGGTAATACTGTTAGTACCGACACTGATATCAATTTGCTTGAGCATTTCAGGATCGATGCCGTAGTTGCCTGCATGATGGAAGTGATATCCCTCTTGTCGTGCACCATCAACCGTAACGTTGATAAATTGATCATCCATACCACGAATTTTGAAACGCTGCCCTAAAGCGCTGGGGTGACCCGCTTGGACGCCCGGTACATTTTTTAAAATCTCACCGACACTTTGTGCCTGTCTGACTTTGATTTCATTACGGTTGACTTTTCCACTCTCTTGTTCTGCATTGTTATCTGCAATAACAACAAGTGTATCGCCAGTGATTGCTGCTTTTTTGGTTGATTCTTCGGTGGTTGCAAATGCGTTGGCAGAGATAGCAACGGTCAGCATTGATGCGGACATCAAAGGAACACACAGGCCACTTTTCGCCAGGCTAGCGTAAATTTGGGTAATTTTAGTCATTTATTTTTAAGCAAAGATACTATTGAGAAGCATTATTATTTACATTTCTTTGGGAAATGTAAATAACTTTAAAGACGGGGATGGTGCATATCTGGATACTCTCCATGTAATCGGCTTTGTTCAATTTTCTTATCAAACGAATGGCGTGAACTTTGACTATCAATGGCGATAATTTCCCGCTTTTCTGAAGAAATAAACGCAGCCAATCCCTTTTTACGCTGGCCACACTGTTCAATATCTGTCCATGAAGCGCACACCGCTATCACTAAGATATCAATAAAAAGGTGCTCGACCTTTCCCTGACAACGCGGATCTGGAAAATCTGAGAATACATCCACTATCAAGCCATTGGATACATTCGTGGCACAGTAATAGTAATCCGGCAACCTCAAATTGACTAAAAAATAATCTTTGATCTTTTGGAATGTGTAAAATAGAATGCCTAATAAACATTTTACTAAGAAGGAGGTATGAAAATGTTTTGGTTATTTTTCACGATAATCATTCCATCAATAATTGCATTTTTCGCATTTAGTTATTGCGCCAATGATAATGATGACATTAAGCGCCAAAAAAACAACCCAACCTCACCATCATGCCGCGAACTCTATTAACAGATACAAAGGGATTCTCTGGCGCGATCTTCCTCCTGAATTCGGCGAATGGAACAGTGTTTTTCAACGTCTTATGCCGTCATGTGGGGAGCAGGATCAACAGATCCTGCTGTTTTAGCCAAAATAATTACTCTATGTGCGCCAGAACAGACTCTGCATCCTGATAAGCCCCTGTCTGAACACAAAATGCGATTTTTCCTGCGCGATGAGCATGGATCTGTACTTCCATTTTCATAGCTTCCATAACGGCAATTACATCGCCTTCACTGACTTGCTCACCTGTTTTAACCATCCAAGAGTGCAGGATACCGGAAATAGGCGCTTTGACCTGACGGGGATCTTCCGGCGATTTTTCCTTGATGGCAGATTGGGAAGATTGCTGTTCACCAACAGGCGCTAAATGTGCCAATCCCGCCAATAAATCTACAGGCAATCCTAATTCATGCCTGCGGCCATCAATCTCAATAAAAGTGCGGGTAATACTTTTATCTTCAACCGGCAACTGGCGCAACGAAGCCTCCAGCTCATTCACAAAATCCGTTTCGATCCAGCGGGTATGCACCTTGAAGGTATCACCAGAAATAAAATCAGGGTGCTCCATCACCGCTTGATGGAAAGGCAGCACAGAGGCTACGCCATGGATCTGAAACTCTTTCAATGCCCGACGTGCCCGAACAATGGCCTGTTCCCGACTCGCCCCGGTGACAATCAATTTTGCCATCAGTGAATCAAAGGAGGCCGGAATGCTGGAGCCAGTAATCACACCAGAGTCCAAGCGAATGCCGGGGCCAGAAGGCGGGATAAATTCGGTGATGGTGCCAGTCATCGGCAGGAAACCTTTCGCTGCATCTTCCGCATTAATGCGAAATTCAAACGAGTGCCCTCGTAGTATCGGTGTTTCCTGAATGCTTAACGGATAACCTTCTGCTATGCGCAACTGCTCAATAACCAGATCAAGGCCCGTCGTCTCTTCTGTCACAGGATGCTCTACTTGTAAGCGAGTATTTACTTCCAAGAAAGAAAGTGTTCCCTCTGTGCTAAGTAAAAATTCAACTGTACCCGCCCCCACATAATTGGCCTCGGCACAAATAGCCTTGGCTGACTGGTGGATACGTTCTCTTTGTTCCTGCGTCAAAAATGGTGCTGGCGCTTCTTCCACCAACTTCTGGTTACGGCGCTGTAAGGAGCAATCACGGGTTCCCAAAACCACCACATTACCCTGTTTATCCGCAATCACTTGTGCTTCAATATGGCGCGGTTTATCCAAAAATTGCTCAATAAAACATTCGCCACGACCAAATGCCGCTGTCGCCTCACGTATTGCTGAGTGATAAAGCTCTGCCACTTCATCCATGCGCCAGGCAACTTTCAGCCCCCGTCCTCCGCCACCAAAAGCCGCTTTGATGGCAATCGGCAAGCCATGCTGCTCGGCAAAAGCAACCACTTCCTGTGCATTTTTGACCGGCTCTGATGTCCCAACAACCAATGGCGCACCCACTTTCTGGGCTATTTTACGCGCCTTAACCTTATCACCCAGCTCATCAATGGTTTCAGGGTCAGGGCCAATCCAAATTAAACCCGCATCCATCACGGCCTGAGCAAATTCCGATCGCTCAGACAAAAAGCCGTAGCCGGGATGCACCATCGTTGCGCCAGATCGCTGTGCCACCTCCAGCAAACGAGGCATATTGAGGTAAGTTTCCGTCGGGCTGTTTCCGGCCAGAGCATAAGCTTCATCAGCCAATTGAACATGTTGGGCATTCATATCGGCATCTGCATAAACAGCGACCGTCTGAATGCCATAATCGCGGCAAGCCCGAATGATCCGAACAGCAATTTCACCACGGTTAGCAATCAATACTTTCTTAAGGTTATTATTTAAATTATTCGTCGTGGTGTTCATGGCAAATCATGACTCCCTTGAATTTCATGGAATGGGCTGATGGGATTGAATCGAATTTTGGCATTAACGGGGATCTGACCCGCCAGATCGAGGTGATAATCTGCGATTGAAGCAATCACCGGATATCCGCCGGTCAATGGATGGTCAGCCAAAAACAGGACGGGCTGCCCGCTGGCAGGAATTTGTATTGCCCCTGCACAGGTGCCTTCACTGGGCAATTCTTGTTGCTTAATTCTAGATAGTGAGCACTCACCATTTAGCCTCAACCCAATGCGATTGGATTGAGGCGTGATCTGCCAAACCTGTTTACTCAATAAGTCGATGGATGCTTGCGTGAACCAATCTGTACGCGGGCCAAACAGGATATCCAATACCACAATTTCATCTTTATTTGGCATGGCAAATGCCGGCGTTTCAGAAACAGATATCGCGGCGCAGTGAAAGGTTGCACCGATGGCTACTTTATCGTTCACTTTCAATGGGGCAGGCCCGATATGAGACAATGTATCAAAGGAATGACTGGATAAAATGGCCGGAACGGTGAAACCTCCGCGTACCGATAAATACGAACGCATTCCGGCGACAGGCATACCCAGCGAAATTTCATCACCCTCGTTGAGATCAATCGGTTGGTAAGTGTTCACATAGAATATTTCACCCGATGGCGTTTTTATCGCTATTGGACAGGGTGCCCCCGTAATCGCAATCAGCATCTGCCCATGCGCAACAGCTTTAAATCCCCCCTGCACGATTTCCAGACAAACTTGGTCAGAGGCATTTCCCACAATACGATTCGCACTACGCAAGGCGCTTTTGTCCATTGCCCCCGATTCGGAGATCCCTGATTTTGCCTGACCCACACGCCCCAAATCTTGGAATAAGGTTTGTAATCCCACCGACAAGATTTCCAGATGGCAAGTCGTTTTTGAAACAGGCGCTAGGTTATTGCCAGACGTTTCAGGCAGCCGGGTTTCAGGTAAGCTGATTATTGCAGGGCAGCGCCCGGCATCCCGAAAATTAACCCGATAACCGGGTTGCAATAAGGCTGGAGACGAGCGGGAAAGATCCCACATGCGTTCGG
This genomic interval from Xenorhabdus doucetiae contains the following:
- a CDS encoding ATP-binding protein, translating into MNTTTNNLNNNLKKVLIANRGEIAVRIIRACRDYGIQTVAVYADADMNAQHVQLADEAYALAGNSPTETYLNMPRLLEVAQRSGATMVHPGYGFLSERSEFAQAVMDAGLIWIGPDPETIDELGDKVKARKIAQKVGAPLVVGTSEPVKNAQEVVAFAEQHGLPIAIKAAFGGGGRGLKVAWRMDEVAELYHSAIREATAAFGRGECFIEQFLDKPRHIEAQVIADKQGNVVVLGTRDCSLQRRNQKLVEEAPAPFLTQEQRERIHQSAKAICAEANYVGAGTVEFLLSTEGTLSFLEVNTRLQVEHPVTEETTGLDLVIEQLRIAEGYPLSIQETPILRGHSFEFRINAEDAAKGFLPMTGTITEFIPPSGPGIRLDSGVITGSSIPASFDSLMAKLIVTGASREQAIVRARRALKEFQIHGVASVLPFHQAVMEHPDFISGDTFKVHTRWIETDFVNELEASLRQLPVEDKSITRTFIEIDGRRHELGLPVDLLAGLAHLAPVGEQQSSQSAIKEKSPEDPRQVKAPISGILHSWMVKTGEQVSEGDVIAVMEAMKMEVQIHAHRAGKIAFCVQTGAYQDAESVLAHIE
- a CDS encoding DDE transposase family protein, encoding MDVFSDFPDPRCQGKVEHLFIDILVIAVCASWTDIEQCGQRKKGLAAFISSEKREIIAIDSQSSRHSFDKKIEQSRLHGEYPDMHHPRL
- a CDS encoding 5-oxoprolinase subunit B/C family protein; translation: MRFLPVNGHTIMVELSGLAETLALLDSLNKSPILGIEEIIPAARTLMICFRPTKISSQQLAAEIRRRNLQERRHATGKRLEIPVHYNGDDLALVAEILGCTVQEVIHQHTENEYTVAFTGFAPGFAYMVSDTVQWNIPRRETPRTRIPAGAVALAGEFSSVYPQASPGGWQIIGLTTERMWDLSRSSPALLQPGYRVNFRDAGRCPAIISLPETRLPETSGNNLAPVSKTTCHLEILSVGLQTLFQDLGRVGQAKSGISESGAMDKSALRSANRIVGNASDQVCLEIVQGGFKAVAHGQMLIAITGAPCPIAIKTPSGEIFYVNTYQPIDLNEGDEISLGMPVAGMRSYLSVRGGFTVPAILSSHSFDTLSHIGPAPLKVNDKVAIGATFHCAAISVSETPAFAMPNKDEIVVLDILFGPRTDWFTQASIDLLSKQVWQITPQSNRIGLRLNGECSLSRIKQQELPSEGTCAGAIQIPASGQPVLFLADHPLTGGYPVIASIADYHLDLAGQIPVNAKIRFNPISPFHEIQGSHDLP
- a CDS encoding transposase translates to MMTLSAKKTTQPHHHAANSINRYKGILWRDLPPEFGEWNSVFQRLMPSCGEQDQQILLF
- a CDS encoding TonB-dependent receptor domain-containing protein, yielding MTKITQIYASLAKSGLCVPLMSASMLTVAISANAFATTEESTKKAAITGDTLVVIADNNAEQESGKVNRNEIKVRQAQSVGEILKNVPGVQAGHPSALGQRFKIRGMDDQFINVTVDGARQEGYHFHHAGNYGIDPEMLKQIDISVGTNSITYDTGALGGALKFETVDAGDLLAPGQLFGAKGKLSYVSNGSEFQQSLATYGRVGAVDLLGYFNHRDINDAESGRDSRGRSSIPTDGKLVNYLLKAKFNLTDEQYINVSKEHYQNDAETNFRLNFGSDINKGRKGKYASERDAYNLTYRYVPADNDFIDLKISAYHTEQSFNHMREVGGPGKGFDSIVETQGIRARNVSHFDTQKLSHVLTYGYEYFDTRMAYTDVSENVHKKAVETGKSSSVYLEDDIQLADFHVIPGVRWDHYQYNTLNKKLEPFERTYARISKALGLKYELGASTTLFANYTELFRGPLGKEIGLGPSNHNANLKATTGYNLETGVAGTYSSVFAENDSFTVIGKVFQTNFKDLSTTLAKRTLDNIPKSRLEGFELATKYKLDNWSLRATYAKANNKIIKGNELFDRRLEFTPTIGDSFTVGGSYLFDKTDIELGWNSRFVRSANAKGTDSGQVVNVHKTGYGVSDMYISWAPKAGTFKNTEIQLGIDNVFDKRYNEQSYYLNTYKGQEEKGRTYKATISYKF